The following coding sequences are from one Polyodon spathula isolate WHYD16114869_AA chromosome 45, ASM1765450v1, whole genome shotgun sequence window:
- the LOC121305974 gene encoding uncharacterized protein LOC121305974, translating to MEAAHVSPELPVRWVVSADRTVEIKEEVTELGCDQANERTLQEETPPSSIAERGADMKVGCFGRQESEMASSRIKEEDSGLEPVPIKKEVAAVHIEEESPVLQPVPIKKEVSALKPVHIKEESPALESAECQHLSEDLQLTELGNSRHCPSPERPQMSASSPQSQDKQDSAGTSSSSLCGRPTASHRGRKRKAVVESELTSYLRESDERYFALQEENLKLARERHRNEMQERRKDREANRQSATLLIGFLSSLATSLGQNLAKN from the exons ATGGAAGCAGCTCACGTCAGCCCAGAGCTTCCTGTTCGATGGGTTGTTTCTGCAGACAGGACTGTTGAGATCAAGGAGGAAGTGACTGAGCTGGGGTGCGACCAGGCCAATGAGCGGACCCTGCAGGAGGAAACGCCGCCTTCTAGCATCGCTGAGAGAG GTGCTGATATGAAAGTGGGATGTTTTGGTAGACAAGAATCAGAAATGGCATCTTCTCGCATTAAAGAGGAGGACTCTGGACTAGAACCCGTCCCCATTAAGAAAGAAGTCGCAGCTGTCCATAttgaagaggagagtcctgtGCTACAGCCTGTCCCCATTAAGAAAGAGGTCTCAGCACTGAaacctgtccacattaaagaggagagtcctgcGCTAGAATCGGCAGAATGTCAACAcctttcag AAGACCTGCAGTTGACAGAGCTGGGCAACAGCAGACACTGCCCATCTCCAGAACGCCCACAGATGTCTGCCAGCTCTCCCCAGAGCCAAGATAAGCAGGATAGTGCTGGTACCTCGTCATCATCGCTGTGTGGAAGACCAACAGCATCCCACAGAG gaaGGAAAAGGAAGGCCGTTGTGGAAAGCGAGTTGACCAGCTACCTCAGAGAGTCGGATGAGAGATATTTCGCATTGCAAGAGGAGAATTTGAAGTTAGCAAGGGAGCGGCACAGGAATGAAATGCAGGAGAGACGCAAAGACAGAGAAGCGAATCGGCAGAGCGCCACGTTGTTGATAGGGTTTCTGTCCAGCCTGGCAACATCACTGGGGCAAAACCTGGCGAAGAACTAA
- the LOC121305943 gene encoding uncharacterized protein LOC121305943: protein MDQPHSEEVSEMETAHISPELPVRWVVSADRTVEIKEEVTELGCDHANERILQEETPPSSITERGTEMKLVHCGRRQESEMASSHIKEETPELEPVPIKEETPELEPLHIKEEISALEPVHVKEKSPVLKSADCEHLSVMSDGNTCAPTTQLRWTEEETRALINIVSDLGVMNRLDRPKQRNQHVYKQVVEALSKRGIDRTVPQARDKFKKLKQSYLQERARRCCSGEAGQSRFRFWEEMNGLLGQRPVAAHLSDTSQHAASEASSSCLDQDPSSSETTASQSSAITSSSPQPQAEELSKQSDSDAAHVERQEKATEAGELVLETPQPDVAARGRHRNARPPRCLLVTEYRRSSLLEMRLMRHQMQAAAARQHFLFLQAERRRQHDWSRWMRQQRRQHQETVAMLSGFLRSIAEAGTSNRPMVDASTNLTSASPGRAQDGGLSIRRAGLPPREMPVPGQEEVPHNCNTYAPT from the exons ATGGATCAGCCTCACTCAGAGGAAGTTTCTGAGATGGAAACAGCTCACATCAGCCCAGAGCTTCCTGTTCGATGGGTTGTTTCTGCAGACAGGACTGTTGAGATCAAGGAGGAAGTGACTGAGCTGGGGTGCGACCATGCCAACGAGCGAATCCTGCAGGAGGAAACGCCACCTTCTAGCATCACTGAGAGAG GTACTGAGATGAAATTGGTACATTGTGGTAGAAGACAAGAATCAGAAATGGCATCTTCTCACATTAAAGAGGAGACCCCAGAACTGGAACCCGTCCCCATTAAAGAGGAGACCCCAGAACTGGAACCTCTCCACATTAAGGAAGAAATCTCCGCGCTGGAACCTGTCCACGTTAAAGAGAAGAGTCCTGTACTAAAATCAGCAGACTGTGAACAcctttcag TTATGTCTGATGGCAACACGTGTGCTCCCACCACTCAGCTTCGCTGGACTGAGGAGGAGACCAGGGCATTAATAAACATAGTCAGTGACCTGGGAGTGATGAATCGGCTCGATCGCCCCAAACAGCGCAACCAGCATGTGTACAAGCAAGTGGTTGAGGCCCTCTCTAAACGAGGGATAGACCGCACAGTCCCGCAGGCCAGGGACAAATTCAAAAAGCTGAAGCAGTCCTACCTGCAGGAACGAGCAAGGAGGTGTTGTTCGGGAGAAGCAGGACAGTCCCGGTTCCGGTTCTGGGAAGAGATGAACGGTTTGCTGGGGCAGCGGCCGGTAGCTGCCCACTTGAGTGACACCTCCCAGCATGCTGCTTCTGAGGCGTCTTCCTCCTGTCTTGATCAAG ACCCCTCCAGCAGTGAAACTACTGCATCACAGTCTTCAGCCATAACCTCCTCAAGTCCTCAACCACAAGCTGAAGAACTGAGCAAACAGTCCGATTCAGATGCCGCACATGTGGAGAGGCAAGAAAAGGCAACTGAGGCAGGAGAATTGGTGCTTGAGACGCCACAACCTGACGTGGCAGCTAGGGGac GACATCGCAATGCTCGCCCGCCACGATGCCTTTTAGTAACGGAGTACAGGCGGTCCAGTCTGCTAGAAATGAGACTGATGCGACACCAGATGCAAGCCGCAGCTGCGAGGCAGCACTTCCTCTTCCTGCAGGCAGAGCGGCGCCGTCAGCACGACTGGTCGAGGTGGATGAGGCAGCAGCGGCGTCAGCATCAGGAAACCGTGGCAATGCTCTCCGGGTTCCTGCGGAGCATTGCAGAGGCCGGGACATCCAACCGACCCATGGTTGACGCCAGCACCAACCTAACTTCGGCTTCTCCTGGCAGAGCACAAGACGGCGGACTGTCTATTCGCCGTGCAGGTCTCCCTCCAAGAGAGATGCCCGTACCAGGGCAAGAAGAGGTGCCCCACAACTGTAATACATATGCCCCTACGTAA